CACGCGGCGTGGTGACCGTCGCCCGTGCCTCCGGGAGCGCTTCCTCGATGAGTTCGGCGACCGCATCCTCGTCCATACGCGCCCTCAGGGGCGCGGCGGGCAAAACAGTTGGCGTCCCGTCGTCACCAGTCGGGCGACAGCTCCCGACCGATGCCGACGCCCAGGGCGGCCAGTCCGAGAAGCGCCAGCGCGACCCCGCCGAGCCAGACCGCCGACTGCGGGGCCGCGAGGCGGACCGTCCAGAGCCCGGCGACCAGCGCCATCCCGCCGGTCACGACCAGTTCGACGAACCGCTCCATGTCCGTGCCTGCGGCGACCGTCGGTAAATCCCTGCCGGCCGAACCACAGGTGTTTGTGCGTCGGGCGCGTAGCTCCGGTATGAGCGACGCGACGCTCGTCTACGACGACGACTGCGGCTTCTGTACGTGGTGGGCGGATTTCATCGGGCAGCGGTCGGACCTCGACATCGTCGGCTTCTCCGAACTCGACGGGGACCTGCTCGAACGGCTGCCCGACGACTACGAGACCTGTTCACACCTGGTGACCGACGAGGATGTGTACTCCTGCGGGGAGTCCATCGAAACGGCACTCACGCACACCGACCTGGGCGAGCCGGCGCGGCCGCTGGTCTCGTTTCTCCGCCAGTTCGAGGACTACGAGCGGCTCCGCGAGCGTGCCTATCGGCGGGTCGCCGAGAACCGGTCGAAGTGGGGGAAGGTCATGTCGAAGACGCCGCCCGCCCGCCGGGACGGGTCGGACTGACCCCGTTCAGACCTCGGCGAGTCGCAGGTCGCCCTCGCTGACCGGGCTGACGTAGGTGCCGACGCGTTCGCGCGCCCACCACTGCCCGGTCTCGCGGCGTTCGTCGGGCGTCGTGAACCGGTAGCGGTAGCGGACCGCGCGGACGTACGTTGGCGTCGTCTCCGGGAACGGTACCGAGGCGAGCAGTTTCTCGGTGGCCTCGTCGCCGGCCAGCAGTCGGTCCAGCAGCGCGAGGAACCACGGGCTGCGCCGCGGCGAGGGAGCCATCGCCGCGAACCACAGCTGCCAGTCCAGCCGGTAGTGGTACGGCGCGACCTGGCGGGGCCGTCGGGCGGGGTCCGTTGGCTTGCCCTCGAACTCGTAGGTCCGCCACTCCGTGTCGGCCGTGACTGTCTCGTCCGTGGTCC
This genomic window from Haloarcula sp. DT43 contains:
- a CDS encoding thiol-disulfide oxidoreductase DCC family protein codes for the protein MSDATLVYDDDCGFCTWWADFIGQRSDLDIVGFSELDGDLLERLPDDYETCSHLVTDEDVYSCGESIETALTHTDLGEPARPLVSFLRQFEDYERLRERAYRRVAENRSKWGKVMSKTPPARRDGSD